In the Candidatus Woesearchaeota archaeon genome, ATTGGATTGACAAGAGATTAAGAGGCATTGCTATTAGGCAGGATTTAACTGATGAATGGAAAAAGCGTGGTGTTGAAGAAGGAAAAGAGTTTGCAATTCTTACTAACGAAATCACTAAAGCTACATTTGGAAAAACAGTTAAGGAATATAAAGAATTCAAACAAGTAAATAAACTAAATCAAAATCTTCGTGACCACATGACTGATTGGGAGCTAATATTTACTATGCTTGGAGAAAAAGCAACTACTGACATTGCTAAAACAAGAGATACTCAAGGTTTTGAAGAAAATAAAAGCGCTGCTAAAAGAGGCGGACAAATAGCGCATAATACAAGAATGGAATTAGAAGAAGAAACAGGTACATCAGTTATTTCAAAGGATAATTTCTTAGGATTCACTAAACAGAAAAAGTTAGAAGAGAAGAAGAAAAGATGAAAAATGATTATTTGTTAATTAGTTCCTTTATCTTCTGTAACGCCGACAAGCACGCTAAATAACTTGTTTTTGGATTGTTGGGAGATGGAATATTTTCTATTTTGAAATAGGCTTTGCCAAAATCACCTTCGATAAATATTTCATGCTGATTTGTTTTAATTTCAGGATCAACTATAATTTTCACGGTGATTTTGTTTTGATCTTTGGCAGCCAATGCAATCCTCGCAGCAATATTAATATTTTGAGGGTATTTTTTAATTGCATCTTCAACATTTCCTTCAAAAATAATTTGTTTCTGTTTGATATTGCCAAGAGCAAGACTTTTAGGAGATTTAGTTGTTTGCAGCGTGATTTTGTTAATGTGGTCATATGCTGCTTCAATCAAATCAATACCTCCTATCGCACCAGATGGTAAATAGATCTTAACTCCTTTTGTTTTTAGATATTCATATACTTTTAAACAATCAATTAATCCGCCGAT is a window encoding:
- the nadX gene encoding aspartate dehydrogenase yields the protein MAQTSNLTKIGIIGVGNIGSFLCNELNKSEKIVLFVFDKDGNAISKLEQKRIKVMIAWSLRELISNVDVIIEAAHPLVVGDLLTELNNQKQYQKKVMIMSIGGLIDCLKVYEYLKTKGVKIYLPSGAIGGIDLIEAAYDHINKITLQTTKSPKSLALGNIKQKQIIFEGNVEDAIKKYPQNINIAARIALAAKDQNKITVKIIVDPEIKTNQHEIFIEGDFGKAYFKIENIPSPNNPKTSYLACLSALQKIKELINK
- a CDS encoding Bro-N domain-containing protein: MNQENGLIVFQDKKIRRIWHNNQWFFSVIDVIEVLTDSTNPRNYWSMLKKRELEYQVELSTFCVQLKLTSIDGKLYETDCANTKALFRIIQSIPSKKAEPFKQWLAQVGYERVEEIENPELGQDRIKQYYEMKGYPENWIDKRLRGIAIRQDLTDEWKKRGVEEGKEFAILTNEITKATFGKTVKEYKEFKQVNKLNQNLRDHMTDWELIFTMLGEKATTDIAKTRDTQGFEENKSAAKRGGQIAHNTRMELEEETGTSVISKDNFLGFTKQKKLEEKKKR